Genomic window (Sphingomonas sp. OV641):
GGCCGGCTCGGGCTGATGGGCGCCGTGGCCGATGGCGCGCTCGCCGCTGGCGGTGAGGTGATCGGCATCATCCCGCAGGCGCTGGTCGATGCGGAGGTCGCGCACCGCGGCCTGACCGAGCTTCACGTCGTGGAGGGGATGCACGATCGCAAGCGCGCCTTCACCGATCTGGCGGACGGCTTCGTCACCATCCCTGGCGGCACCGGCACGATGGACGAGTTGTGGGAAGCGCTGAGCTGGGCGCAGATCGGCTACCACACCGATCCCGTCGGGCTGCTCAATGCCGCCGGCTATTACGACCATCTCGTCGCCTTCTGGGACAAGATGGGCGAGGTCGGCTTCCTGCGGCCGCAGCATCGCGGCTTGCTGATCGTTGCCGAGACGCTGGGCGATCTGCTCGATCGCATGGCGGCGCATGAGCCGGCGCAGCCGATCGTGCGCATGAGCGCGGACGACCTGTGAGCCCTTCGCGAACGGCGGCGGAAGAGCGCGCCGCGCTTGTCGCCGCCGCGCGCGAATCGATCGCCAGGGGATCCAAGAGCTTCGCAACCGCGAGCAACCTCTTCGATCGCGAGACCCGCGAGCGCGCATGGCTGCTTTATGCCTGGTGCCGCGCCTGCGACGACATCGTCGACGGGCAGGATCACGGCCATGGCGCCACCGCCGTGTCGGACGCCGAGGCGCGCGTGGCGATCATCGCCGAGAAGACCACGGCGGCGCTGGTCGGGCGGGTGGTGGGCGACATGCCGTTCGATGCGCTGCGTGTCGTTGCGGCGGAAACGGGCCTGCCACCGCGGTTCGCGCATGATCTCGTCACCGGCTTCCGGCTCGATGCGGAGGACTGGCGGCCGCGCAGCGAGGCTGACCTGTACCGTTATTGCTACCATGTCGCCGGCGCGGTCGGCTGCATGATGGCGGTGGTGATGGGCGTCGATCCGGCGGACGAGGATACGCTGGACCGTGCCTGCGATCTCGGCATGGCGTTTCAGCTCGCCAATATCGCGCGCGACGTCGAGGAAGATGACCGGATCGGGCGCTGCTACCTGCCGGACGAATGGCTGGTGGAAATGGATATACCGCCCGGGCAGCACATGAAGCCGCCGTTCCGCGATCGGCTGGTGGTGCTCGCGCGGCGGCTCGCGGCGCGTGCGGCGCTGCATGAGGCGAGTGCGCGCGTCGGCGCGGCGAAGCTGCCGCCCCGCTCGCGCTGGGCGGTGCTGGCGGCGGCTGGGATCTATGGCGACATCGCCCGCGAGGTGGCGGCGCGCGGGGCGCACGCCTGGGATCATCGCGTGACGACGCCCAAGTCGGCCAAGCTCGCATGGGTGGCGAAAGCGGCGGTGGCAGCACGGCGCCCGGTGCGCGACACACCGCGTGACCCGACGTTGTGGACCCGGCCGCGGTAACCCCTCTCCATCACCCCGGGCCTTCGACTGCCTGTCCAGGCAGGCGCTCAGGACAGGCCTGTCCCAGGATCCAGCGTTCCGCGCATTCCAGAATTTGATCCACCCAGATTGATCCGCCTCCCCGGCGAAGGCCGGGGTCCAGTTGCGCGACAAAGCTGGCAGGCACACCGGCTTTTGCTGACGCCTTCCCAGCTGGCCCCGGCCTTCGCCGGGGAGGCCGCTTTGCATCAAGATGAGTGGATCAGACTCTAGCCCCTGGGGTGACGATCGCCGGTGAAAGCAAACCTCTTCCCCGTTCGCCCTGAGCCTGTCGAAGGGCGTGTCTCAAGCGCTTTCGCTGCTTGGCACGTGCTTCGACAGGCTCAGCACGAACGCGAAGGGGCGTCCCGTCTCGTTACGCTTACACCAGATCCGGCGCCTTCGCCTCCGCCACCAGGCGTGCGACGATTTCGTCCAGCGAGACGATCTCCTGCCCCTGGCTGCCCAGCCGGCGAACGGCGACGGTGCCTTCTTCCGCCTCGCGCTTGCCCACGACCAGCAGCGCGGGCACCTTGGCCAGGCTGTGCTCGCGCACCTTGTAGTTGATCTTCTCGTTGCGAAGGTCCGTCTCGACGCGCAGCCCGGCGGCGGCCAGCTTGTCCCGCACCACCTGCGCATAATCGTCGGCTTCGGACACGATCGTTGCCACCACCGCCTGCACCGGCGACAGCCACAGCGGGAAGCGGCCCGCATGATGCTCGATCAGGATGCCGAGGAAGCGCTCGAACGTGCCGAGGATCGCGCGGTGCAGCATCACCGGGCGGTGCCGCTCGCCATCCTCGCCGATGTAGCTCGCGTCGAGCCGCTCGGGCAGCACGCGATCGGACTGGATCGTGCCGACCTGCCACGTCCGGCCGATCGCATCGGTCAGGTGGAATTCCAGCTTCGGCGCATAGAAAGCGCCTTCGCCCTCCAGTTCCTCGAACCCGTCCTTGATCTTCTGCGGCAGGTTTGACGCGAACACCGCGCGGCGCAGCTCGTCCTCGGACTTGTCCCACATCGCATCGTCGCCGAAGCGCTTCTCGGGGCGCAGCGCCAGCTTCACGGCATATTCGGTGAAGCCAAGGTCCTGGTATACGGAATCGAGCAGGTCGATGAAGCGCGCCACCTCATCCACCAGCTGATCCTCGCGCACGAAGATATGCGCGTCATCCTGCGTGAATTGACGCACACGCATGATGCCGTGCAGCGCGCCATGCGGCTCGTTGCGGTGGCAGCAGCCGAATTCGGCCATGCGGATCGGCAGGTCGCGATACGACTTGATCCCCTGGCGGAAGATCAGCACGTGCGCCGGGCAGTTCATCGGCTTCAGCGCCATCCAGTCCGCATCGGGCGACACCAAGGCGCCCTCGTCGGACACGTTGGGCACCTCGTCCGGAATGACGAACATGTTCTCGCGATACTTGCCCCAGTGGCCGGATTTCTCCCACTGGCGGGCGTCCATCACCTGCGGCGTCTTGACCTCGTCATAGCCGGCCGCGTCGAGCCGGCGGCGCATATACGCCTCCAGCTGCCGCCAGATCATATAGCCCTTGGGGTGCCAGAAGACGCTGCCATGCGCCTCGGCCTGAAGGTGGAACAGGTCCATCTCCTGCCCGATCTTGCGATGATCGCGCTTGGCCGCTTCCTCCAGCATGTGCAGATGCGCGTCGAGCTGCTTCTTGTTCAGCCAGCCCGTGCCGTAGATGCGGCTCAGCATCGCGTTCTTCTGGTCGCCGCGCCAGTAAGCGCCGGACACGCGCGTCAGCTTGAACGCCTGCGGATCGAGCTTGCCCGTCGAGGCCAGGTGCGGCCCGCGGCACATGTCCAGCCAGTCGCCGCCGGACCAGTAAACCGTCAGCTCCTCGTCCTCGGGAAGCTCGGCCGCCCATTCGGCCTTGAACGTCTCGCCCTGCTGCTGCCAGCGCTCGATCAGCTGCTCACGCGTCCACACCTCGCGGCGCAGCGGCTTGTCCGCGGCGATGATCTTGCGCATCCGCTCCTCGATCGCCGGCAGGTCCTCCTCGGTGAAGGGCCCGCGATCCGCCGGGGCGGCGAAATCATAATAAAAGCCATCGTCCGTCGCCGGGCCGAAGGTGATCTGCGTGCCGGGAAACAGTTCCTGCACCGCTTCCGCCAGAATGTGCGCGAAATCGTGCCGCGCCAGTTCCAGCGCGTCCGCCTCGTCGCGGCTCGTCACCAGCGCAAGCTGCGCGTCGCGTTCGAACGGACGGTTAATGTCACGAAGCTCGCCGTCGACCCGCGCGGCGATGGCGGCCTTGGCGAGGCCCGGCCCGATCGCGGCGGCGATGTCGGCGGGCGTCGATCCCGGCGGTACCTCGCGTACCGAGCCGTCCGGAAGCGTGATCGAGAGCATGTTCATGAGAGGCTTTCCTGCAATGCGACTGCGCTTAGGCGAGCGGACCCGCAACGAAAAGAGCGTCCGGGATGGGCAGGAACGAAGTGGAGGACGCCGAACCCACCCGTTCCGGGTGAGCAGGCCGTCAGCGCATCAGCGCGTGAGCGACCGCCCCCGGAGAACCGGGGTAGTGCTAGTGGTCGTGGCACGGTTGCGCGACATGGGTTTGGATATAGCGTCCGAGCGATCAACGGGCAACCGGTGCTGGAAGTGAGGGCCGCGCCACCGCCCGCCAATCCGTTCGTCCCGAGCAAAGTCGAGGGACTTGCCCCGGACGACAGCGCTCGCGCCTGATGCCCCGACGTCGCTGGGCACTAGAGCGTGGCGCAGCCACCCAGATCCGCCTCCCCGGCGAAGGCCGGGGCCCAGGTGCGGAACGCAGCTGGCAGGCACACCGGCTTCTACCACCGCTTTCCCAACTGAACCCCCGCCTTCGCCGGGGAGGCGCCTTTAGGAGGTTGAGCGAAACCCTATGGAATAGGGGAATACGGACAGAGAGGTTCGCTCAGGCCGCACACCCGAAAACAGCGGGCCCAAAAACAACGGGCCCGCCTCCGGTTGGAAGCGGGCCCGCGCCCTCATACGCTACGCGAGGGATAAGCAGGCCAAAGGCCATCTCGTTGCCGGCGGATCCCGCCGGCCCCTGGATCAGCGGCAATAACGCGGGTTGTTCGACTTCTCGATCGCGTTACCGGCCACCGCGCCGCCCACGCCGCCGAGCACGGTGCCCAGCGCGCGGTCCCCCCGGCTGTCGATCGCGCGACCCAGCAGGCCGCCGGCGATCGCGCCGACGATGGTGCCGGTGGTGCCGTTGTTGCAGCGCTGGTTGCGGTAATAGCGACGGTCGTTGCCGCGATACCCGCGATAGCCGCGGTAATTATCATGGCCGCGATACTGGCGCTCATAGCGGTCGCCGTAGTAGCGCTGCGCCGATGCTTCTGCCGGGATCATGGCCACCGTGCTCATCGCGAGAGCGGCGCCGGCGAGCGAAAGCTTCTTGAACATGGTTGCGTCTCCCGTTCCAAATTCCGTCGGAGAGGGCGTTTGCCGTCTCGATGAATGTGGTTCTGGCCGATTCGCGTTGAGCCAACCCTGAATGCGCTCGTTATCCAAGGTTCAGGTATGAAGCCGGCGCGCGGGGTGATGCGCTGGATGTTTTGCGTGGTCGCGGTGCTGCTGGTGGTGCCGCGCTATGCCGGCAATGAACGGCTGCCGCTGATCAGCGCCGCGCCGTCGATCACGGTCGCCCGCTATGTGCCGCCGGGTGGTTGGCCGGCCCGGATCGGACAACTCACGCCGCTCGCCGGCTATACGTTGCGCAGCCACGATCCCGCGTTCGGCGGCTTCTCGGCGATCGCCTGGCGCGGCGGCCGCGCCTTCCTGATGTCGGACGGCGCCAATGTCGTCAGCTTCGCGCTGCGCCAGGATGTGGCGATCGGTGCCCGCGGCTATGTTCTGGCGGACGGGCCTGCGATCGGTTGGGACCGGGCGGATCGTGACAGCGAATCGCTGATCCTCGATCCCGCAAGCGGAACGGCATGGGTCGGCTTCGAAAACCAGAATGAGATCTGGCGGTACCGCGCGAACTTCCAGCGCGTCGAGGGGCATCGCGCGCCCGACCTGATGCGATCCTGGGTGCGCAACCAGGGCGCAGAGGCCTTTGTCCGGCTGCACGACGGCCGCTTCGTTGCCTTTGCCGAGCGCCAGCCGAATCGACGAAGCCGTTACGCGGTGCTGTTCTCCGGCGACCCCACAAATCCCAAAACCCGGGCGGCGCCGTTCCGCTTCCTGCCGCCGGACCGATTCGATCCCAGCGATGCGACGGTCCTGCCGGATGGCGACCTTCTGATCCTCACCCGCCGGTTTCGTTACCCGTTCAGCTTCTCCGCCAAGCTGGTGCGCGTGCCGGTAGCGGCGCTGCGGCCCGGCGCGCACGTGCGGGGCAAGGTAATCGCGACGCTGGCGGCGCCGGTGATGCGTGAGAATTGCGAGGGGATCGCCGTTACGCAGGAAGCCGGCGCGACGATCGTGTGGATCGTCACCGACAATGACGGCATGCCCTTTCGCCCGTCCTATCTGCTGAAGTTCCGGCTCAACTGAATACAGGCGGTCTGGTAAACAGGGGCGGTCTGGTGAACACGGACGGTCTGGTGAACACGGGCGCGCCGGCGAATCGCCATGCTCCCGCCGGATCGCAGACCAGCAGCTTCAGCAGGATGTTTGCGGAAACGCCAAAAGGCCCGTCGCCCGATGGGCGACAGACCTTTTGTGACAGGCCAGCGCGCTGATTAAGCGGCGGCGGCGGTGTCGACGGTAGCGCGCTTCTTGACGATGTCGCGCTTCAGGCGGCGGGCACGCAGCGACAGCTTGTCGTCGCTCGTCTTCACCAGCCAGTTGTCGAGGCCGCCGTTGTGCTCAACGGAGCGCAGGCCGTGGGTCGACACGCGCAGGCGCACGCTGCGCTCCAGCACGTCCGACATCAGCGTCACGTTCTGCAGGTTCGGCAGAAACGTACGCTTGGTCTTGTTGTTGGCGTGGGAAACGTTGTGTCCCACCTGCCGGCCCTTGCCGGTCAGCTCGCAGATGCGCGACATGGTTCGTGATCCTGAGTTTCGGGTTGGCCCGGAAAGTGGG
Coding sequences:
- a CDS encoding TIGR00730 family Rossman fold protein, translating into MKRLAVYCGSATPRDPMYMELAWDVGRTLAERGIGVVYGGGRLGLMGAVADGALAAGGEVIGIIPQALVDAEVAHRGLTELHVVEGMHDRKRAFTDLADGFVTIPGGTGTMDELWEALSWAQIGYHTDPVGLLNAAGYYDHLVAFWDKMGEVGFLRPQHRGLLIVAETLGDLLDRMAAHEPAQPIVRMSADDL
- a CDS encoding phytoene/squalene synthase family protein — encoded protein: MSPSRTAAEERAALVAAARESIARGSKSFATASNLFDRETRERAWLLYAWCRACDDIVDGQDHGHGATAVSDAEARVAIIAEKTTAALVGRVVGDMPFDALRVVAAETGLPPRFAHDLVTGFRLDAEDWRPRSEADLYRYCYHVAGAVGCMMAVVMGVDPADEDTLDRACDLGMAFQLANIARDVEEDDRIGRCYLPDEWLVEMDIPPGQHMKPPFRDRLVVLARRLAARAALHEASARVGAAKLPPRSRWAVLAAAGIYGDIAREVAARGAHAWDHRVTTPKSAKLAWVAKAAVAARRPVRDTPRDPTLWTRPR
- the thrS gene encoding threonine--tRNA ligase codes for the protein MLSITLPDGSVREVPPGSTPADIAAAIGPGLAKAAIAARVDGELRDINRPFERDAQLALVTSRDEADALELARHDFAHILAEAVQELFPGTQITFGPATDDGFYYDFAAPADRGPFTEEDLPAIEERMRKIIAADKPLRREVWTREQLIERWQQQGETFKAEWAAELPEDEELTVYWSGGDWLDMCRGPHLASTGKLDPQAFKLTRVSGAYWRGDQKNAMLSRIYGTGWLNKKQLDAHLHMLEEAAKRDHRKIGQEMDLFHLQAEAHGSVFWHPKGYMIWRQLEAYMRRRLDAAGYDEVKTPQVMDARQWEKSGHWGKYRENMFVIPDEVPNVSDEGALVSPDADWMALKPMNCPAHVLIFRQGIKSYRDLPIRMAEFGCCHRNEPHGALHGIMRVRQFTQDDAHIFVREDQLVDEVARFIDLLDSVYQDLGFTEYAVKLALRPEKRFGDDAMWDKSEDELRRAVFASNLPQKIKDGFEELEGEGAFYAPKLEFHLTDAIGRTWQVGTIQSDRVLPERLDASYIGEDGERHRPVMLHRAILGTFERFLGILIEHHAGRFPLWLSPVQAVVATIVSEADDYAQVVRDKLAAAGLRVETDLRNEKINYKVREHSLAKVPALLVVGKREAEEGTVAVRRLGSQGQEIVSLDEIVARLVAEAKAPDLV
- a CDS encoding glycine zipper 2TM domain-containing protein, translating into MFKKLSLAGAALAMSTVAMIPAEASAQRYYGDRYERQYRGHDNYRGYRGYRGNDRRYYRNQRCNNGTTGTIVGAIAGGLLGRAIDSRGDRALGTVLGGVGGAVAGNAIEKSNNPRYCR
- a CDS encoding esterase-like activity of phytase family protein; translation: MRWMFCVVAVLLVVPRYAGNERLPLISAAPSITVARYVPPGGWPARIGQLTPLAGYTLRSHDPAFGGFSAIAWRGGRAFLMSDGANVVSFALRQDVAIGARGYVLADGPAIGWDRADRDSESLILDPASGTAWVGFENQNEIWRYRANFQRVEGHRAPDLMRSWVRNQGAEAFVRLHDGRFVAFAERQPNRRSRYAVLFSGDPTNPKTRAAPFRFLPPDRFDPSDATVLPDGDLLILTRRFRYPFSFSAKLVRVPVAALRPGAHVRGKVIATLAAPVMRENCEGIAVTQEAGATIVWIVTDNDGMPFRPSYLLKFRLN
- the rpmB gene encoding 50S ribosomal protein L28; protein product: MSRICELTGKGRQVGHNVSHANNKTKRTFLPNLQNVTLMSDVLERSVRLRVSTHGLRSVEHNGGLDNWLVKTSDDKLSLRARRLKRDIVKKRATVDTAAAA